A window of Onychostoma macrolepis isolate SWU-2019 chromosome 01, ASM1243209v1, whole genome shotgun sequence contains these coding sequences:
- the zgc:66472 gene encoding uncharacterized protein zgc:66472: MEVEDALSAKFRVLIHGLMVTTTSEIVKIFSKVLLETRMEITRSWREIDLLKQQMEECEQQKTEAIIRAQRNDFKREDDEVEVSRVNSQPDVQSSDTVTPEAVGPEKRAENVSEPETTQSGTPGRKVQKICATAENSQKTKCQEPKCTQHVVKQKVVCPTNVPRVRGRKSSSKTMSQTTSKIIVNGPSTSVDILTKTPKSEVMKKRKLIKSPKHVTDVSVARGLRDRQHLSMQRHCLCCSSDECDLQSSPSRALHQVPSVYICRKCERRFKTDLLFKSHNCPMPQNCNRCGQMFTTLQGLTAHSQEVQPQVSCSQCEQMFATQCALTVHKRIHTNLIVPKDIKAKRFEVRLQRISDSQLEAALSSKSSLLQNNSSKQALLSEPQNVATADTSPGSASKHSAESTAVNVPETSETQLSPQSVVESLDSRPGTLSESSVGQSSVRKVYAVMSSASCQIQMSEDANGSEAPAVHETEKATDNGKHGTSSGESGLHSPPRKRKMTDCSHDAYNGVFPVENILRWRNNKGRNEVRVKWMPCTLCGAKFQNTWEPAESFPGYLDDKNEESKKN; encoded by the exons ATGGAAGTGGAGGATGCCTTATCGGCTAAGTTCAGGGTCCTGATTCACGGGCTCATGGTGACGACAACCTCAGAGATAGTCAAAATATTTAGCAAAGTGCTGCTGGAGACCAGAATGGAGATCACCCGGAGCTGGAGGGAGATCGATTTGTTGAAGCAGCAGATGGAGGAATGTGAGCAGCAAAAGACAGAGGCTATCATTAGGGCCCAGAGGAACGACTTCAAAAGAGAAGATGACGAGGTGGAAGTGTCACGTGTGAATTCTCAGCCTGATGTACAGAGCTCAGACACGGTCACACCAGAGGCGGTG GGGCCTGAAAAAAGAGCAGAGAATGTTTCAGAACCAGAGACGACACAGTCAGGCACACCAG GCCGAAAGGTTCAGAAAATCTGTGCTACTGCTGAAAACAGCCAGAAGACCAAGTGCCAAGAGCCGAAATGCACACAACATGTGGTAAAACAGAAAGTTGTTTGTCCCACCAATGTGCCACGAGTGAGAGGGCGCAAATCATCAAGCAAGACCATGTCACAGACCACATCTAAAATCATTGTGAATGGACCATCTACGAGTGTGGACATATTAACAAAAACCCCAAAATCAGAGgtgatgaaaaaaagaaaattaatcaAATCGCCAAAGCACGTTACTGATGTGAGTGTTGCTCGTGGTCTTCGAGACCGACAGCACCTCAGCATGCAGAGGCACTGTCTGTGTTGTTCATCGGACGAGTGTGACCTCCAGTCTAGTCCTTCCAGAGCCCTGCACCAGGTCCCTAGTGTGTATATCTGTCGTAAATGCGAGAGGAGGTTTAAAACAGACCTTCTCTTCAAGAGTCACAATTGCCCAATGCCTCAGAATTGCAACAGGTGTGGGCAGATGTTCACTACACTTCAGGGGCTCACTGCACACAGTCAGGAAGTTCAGCCTCAGGTCAGCTGCAGTCAGTGTGAGCAAATGTTTGCCACTCAGTGTGCTTTAACCGTGCACAAACGGATCCACACCAACCTTATTGTTCCCAAGGATATTAAGGCTAAGAGGTTCGAAGTTCGTCTCCAAAGAATCTCAGACTCCCAGCTGGAGGCTGCTTTGTCATCAAAAAGCTCTCTCTTGCAAAATAACTCTTCAAAACAAGCTCTTTTGAGCGAACCGCAGAATGTGGCTACAGCAGATACAAGTCCTGGATCTGCAAGTAAACACAGTGCAGAATCCACTGCGGTGAATGTACCTGAGACCAGCGAGACACAACTATCACCCCAAAGTGTAGTGGAAAGCCTGGACTCAAGGCCAGGAACGCTGTCGGAGTCCAGTGTTGGACAGTCAAGTGTCAGGAAAGTCTATGCTGTCATGTCCAGCGCCTCATGCCAAATTCAGATGAGTGAGGATGCAAATGGATCAGAGGCACCAGCTGTGCATGAAACTGAAAAAGCAACAGATAACGGAAAACATGGCACTTCAAGTGGTGAGTCAGGACTCCATTCTCCTCCAAGAAAGCGGAAAATGACAg ATTGTTCTCATGATGCGTACAATGGCGTGTTTCCTGTTGAAAATATTCTGAGATGGAGAAACAATAAG gGAAGAAATGAAGTTCGGGTCAAGTGGATGCCTTGCACATTGTG TGGAGCAAAGTTTCAGAACACATGGGAACCAGCAGAAAGCTTTCCAGGCTATTTGGATGACAAGAACGAAGAGTCAAAGAAAAACTAA
- the LOC131540161 gene encoding contactin-3-like produces the protein MGYDYTSTMVFCLIALTALLVSPLKHLEAVELKEVKLGDTVALMCNLSFYSEIHWLRMSEGQPMALMATRLKHTGELSVVWNYNETHFEGFIEKQTTGLRILHVSTSDLATYYCATSYQNHLNFDKGVQLYIFSENQQSKYKPFDRVQGPDGLSLHYKVFIAVLCFGLLGMLVSVLVVHMKTRKKNNTSSNEE, from the exons ATGGGCTATGACTACACATCCACAATGGTGTTCTGTTTAATCGCTCTAACAG CTCTCCTTGTTTCACCCCTGAAGCATTTGGAAGCAGTGGAGTTGAAAGAAGTTAAACTTGGAGACACAGTGGCACTGATGTGCAACCTGTCTTTCTACTCTGAGATCCACTGGCTGAGGATGAGTGAGGGGCAGCCGATGGCTCTGATGGCCACAAGACTGAAACACACTGGAGAACTGTCTGTTGTCTGGAATTATAATGAAACTCATTTTGAGGGCTTTATCGAGAAGCAGACGACTGGACTGAGAATTCTCCACGTCTCCACCAGCGATCTCGCCACATACTATTGTGCAACATCATATCAAAATCACTTGAATTTTGACAAAGGAGTGCAACTATACA TCTTTTCAGAAAACCAGCAAAGTAAATACAAACCCTTTGATCGAGTACAAG GTCCCGATGGTCTTTCTCTTCATTACAAAGTATTCATAGCAGTGCTGTGTTTTGGCCTTCTGGGAATGTTAGTATCTGTTTTAGTGGTGCATATGAAgaccaggaaaaaaaacaacacctcCAGCAATGAAGAATAA
- the LOC131543751 gene encoding uncharacterized protein LOC131543751 — protein sequence MAMRPCSGNCRDLLVRFQNNASYCCGHQIITSVCIIYIYIYIYIYCAIINNKLHKITLFCFLSALLVSPLKHLEAVELKEVKLGDTVALMCNLSFYSEIHWLRMSEGQPMALMATRLKHTGELSVVWNYNETHFEGFIEKQTTGLRILHVSTSDLATYYCATSYQNHLNFDKGVQLYSKQNPSDHVQDLSGGEKKTDLSGGFNGPSVHYQVFAAVLCFGLLVMLLAVSVVHIKIRTKNITEI from the exons ATGGCGATGCGACCGTGTTCGGGGAACTGTCGCGACTTGCTGGTTCGTTTCCAGAACAATGCATCGTACTGTTGTG GGCACCAAATAATTACTTcagtatgtataatatatatatatatatatatatatatatattgtgcaaTTATAAACAACAAGCTGCataaaatcactttgttttgttttctgtcagCTCTCCTTGTTTCACCCCTGAAGCATTTGGAAGCAGTGGAGTTGAAAGAAGTTAAACTTGGAGACACAGTGGCACTGATGTGCAACCTGTCTTTCTACTCTGAGATCCACTGGCTGAGGATGAGTGAGGGGCAGCCGATGGCTCTGATGGCCACAAGACTGAAACACACTGGAGAACTGTCTGTTGTCTGGAATTATAATGAAACTCATTTTGAGGGCTTTATCGAGAAGCAGACGACTGGACTGAGAATTCTCCACGTCTCCACCAGCGATCTCGCCACATACTATTGTGCAACATCATATCAAAATCACTTGAATTTTGACAAAGGAGTGCAACTATACA GTAAACAAAACCCATCTGATCATGTACAAG ATTTGTCAggaggagagaaaaaaacagatttatcaGGAGGTTTTAATGGTCCCTCTGTACATTACCAAGTTTTTGCAGCAGTTTTGTGTTTTGGTCTACTGGTAATGTTACTAGCAGTTTCTGTGGTGCACATTAAGATCAGGACAAAAAACATCACTGAAATATAA
- the si:ch73-109d9.1 gene encoding uncharacterized protein si:ch73-109d9.1, with the protein MSEALFLTFQSQLSVVMETVLKSAMFEITRLVEDSFLEEVGHRKQEVEVLKRRLQLSESKLREREKERECERGRKTRCPDCGRTGESSSRDESQPVETVRGADSLCLGLSLRDQSTNQPTLTEEVWSARQRLESTKQTTAHTHSKEKNDVHRQNAKEIVTPNSNAQIHQDFLQRILGNSVVHSESTSDFKPRVSNLDKSDKNFTLDKEMDSNHSRLLQSPSAQDAHEELPSSSPNSRVKTETELDLLPVKEEEEMVPVWDSVNRDDGCHAEMADPSQGELRGPCDQEEIQIGQSFAEHVSMEQGNLHPINKQRTFSVVAREILTQFQVWQRACYSRNIEWGPITAKIISALPQLYGREAEVIVRCTKMLHNRRDYLRRRAKTHITVLKNGESPCISKCTQCCDKYHCPFCETWVYKPRESGSVVNHVQNHLKLAVLQDDYIIVKCNLKCREYAHFHCCYCPATVLRRAQLKTHLAKCKQKFNAEEESEGACSFEESP; encoded by the exons ATGTCAGAAGCCCTTTTCCTCACATTCCAGTCTCAGCTCTCCGTTGTCATGGAGACCGTCCTCAAGTCAGCCATGTTTGAGATAACCAGGCTGGTGGAGGACAGCTTCCTCGAGGAAGTGGGTCATCGTAAACAGGAGGTGGAGGTCTTGAAACGAAGGTTGCAGTTGTCAGAGAGTAAACTGCGGGAGAGGGAGAAGGAGAGGGAATGTGAACGGGGGAGGAAGACACGGTGCCCGGACTGTGGCCGAACAGGAGAGTCCAGCAGCAGAGATGAGAGCCAGCCTGTAGAGACAGTCCGGG GAGCAGACAGCCTTTGTTTAGGCCTAAGCCTGAGAGATCAGTCTACCAATCAACCTACACTGACTGAAGAAGTCTGGAGTGCCAGACAACGCCTGGAGTCTACCAAACAAACAACGGCACACACGCACTCTAAGGAGAAGAATGATGTACACAGACAGAATGCAAAAGAGATCGTCACACCTAACTCCAATGCACAAATTCATCAGGATTTTCTGCAGAGGATTCTGGGCAATTCAGTCGTTCACAGTGAGTCCACTAGTGACTTCAAACCCAGAGTGAGCAATTTAGACAAATCCGACAAAAACTTTACTCTTGATAAGGAAATGGACTCAAACCACTCAAGACTGTTACAAAGTCCTTCGGCTCAGGATGCACACGAGGAACTTCCATCGTCTTCACCAAACAGTAGAGTAAAAACAGAAACGGAGCTGGATCTTCTACCTGTCAAGGAGGAGGAAGAGATGGTTCCGGTGTGGGACAGCGTCAACAGAGATGACGGATGCCATGCAGAAATGGCTGATCCGAGTCAGGGAGAGCTCAGAGGACCTTGTGATCAGGAGGAGATACAG ATCGGCCAAAGCTTTGCAGAACACGTTTCCATGGAACAAGGAAACTTGCATCCGATAAACAAGCAGAGGACATTCAGT GTTGTGGCCAGGGAGATCCTGACTCAGTTTCAGGTGTGGCAGAGGGCCTGCTATAGCAGAAACATTGAGTGGGGTCCGATTACAGCGAAG ATCATTTCCGCATTGCCGCAGTTGTATGGACGGGAGGCAGAGGTGATCGTACGATGTACTAAGATGCTACACAACCGCAGGGATTACCTTCGAAGGAGAGCAAAG ACGCATATTACTGTCCTTAAAAATGGAGAAAGCCCCTGTATCTCTAAGTGCACTCAGTGTTGTGACAAGTATCACTGCCCATTTTGTGAGACCTGGGTCTACAAGCCAAGAGAGTCAGGGAGTGTTGTTAACCACGTCCAGAATCATCTGAAGTTGGCTGTCCTGCAGGATG aTTACATTATTGTCAAGTGTAACTTAAAATGCAGAGAATATGCCCATTTTCATTGCTGCTACTGTCCTGCCACTGTTCTTCGAAGAGCCCAGTTAAAAACGCATCTCGCAAAATGCAAGCAGAAGTTCAATGCTGAAGAGGAATCTGAAGGAGCCTGTTCATTTGAGGAAAGTCCTTAA
- the si:ch73-109d9.3 gene encoding zinc finger protein 394 isoform X1, with product MTDTLILSFQTRLSAVMETVLKTTMYEITRLVEQSFLEQMDRGKREAEVLKRRLIVSEAKLRERERFKRVRCVDCGRTAVSRRRILHRGPEAQSSLDHPLVVKQESAPDNSWRCSPKGSANQEKPSAAPETTQNPDQVCEPKPGGEVKEEATEARDPQARLVIHPHIHKQKDLPGSVEENNGLRNTDSDHKPGGRSCTERPVDEDEVRHRNLPKWFDPKTDPLARSSVSQPEPVRTSVSSEPPGLRPQVGSIDSGPVKQEVVVMLPPDWEDMERIRPPVVSAHNSAKKTQLDLQPGDPLTTRPQIQERVSYPAPPVKVQNLAPQTMQHLRSPVRKNTKIVLHPNSVVTDHGAVNVDRVQPICKALPGPKPSHVRQYPEGAATGERSFSTIHPGRSLPQMVSMRVQGDTRHHSAKTMHNCSQCGKGFSHLCHLRAHQQIHTGERQFCCTICGRSFTKLSNLKAHRRVHTGERPYICTDCGKRFTQKCNLKRHQRIHSEFTHSNV from the exons ATGACGGACACCCTGATCCTCTCCTTCCAGACTCGGCTGTCTGCGGTCATGGAAACTGTCCTCAAGACCACCATGTACGAGATCACACGGCTAGTGGAGCAGAGCTTCTTGGAGCAGATGGATCGAGGCAAGCGAGAGGCGGAGGTGTTAAAACGGAGGCTGATAGTGTCGGAGGCCAAACTGAGAGAACGGGAGAGGTTTAAGAGGGTGAGGTGTGTGGACTGTGGTCGGACAGCGGTGTCCAGGAGGAGGATACTACACCGAGGCCCCGAAGCACAGAGCA GTTTGGACCATCCACTTGTTGTAAAGCAGGAAAGTGCCCCTGACAATAGCTGGAGGTGCAGTCCCAAGGGAAGCGCAAATCAGGAGAAGCCTTCAGCAGCTCCAGAAACTACACAAAAT CCTGATCAAGTGTGTGAACCTAAACCTGGAGGAGAAGTGAAAGAGGAAGCAACAGAGGCTAGAGACCCACAAGCTCGTCTAGTAATCCATCCTcatatacacaaacaaaaagATCTTCCGGGCAGTGTTGAAGAGAACAATGGACTCCGCAATACAGATTCTGACCACAAACCAGGTGGCAGATCTTGCACTGAAAGACCTGTGGATGAGGATGAGGTCAGACACAGAAACCTCCCAAAATGGTTTGACCCTAAAACAGACCCTTTAGCTCGGTCATCTGTTTCACAGCCAGAACCAGTCAGGACCTCAGTATCTTCAGAGCCTCCGGGTTTGAGACCGCAAGTGGGCAGCATAGACTCAGGGCCTGTTAAACAGGAAGTTGTAGTGATGCTTCCACCGGACTGGGAAGATATGGAAAGGATCAGGCCTCCGGTGGTTTCTGCTCATAACAGTGCTAAGAAAACACAGTTAGATCTTCAGCCTGGAGATCCTCTCACCACTAGGCCTCAAATACAGGAGCGAGTTTCCTATCCTGCGCCTCCCGTCAAGGTTCAGAACCTTGCACCACAAACCATGCAGCATCTCAGATCACCCGTgaggaaaaacacaaaaattgtTCTACATCCCAATTCGGTTGTGACTGATCATGGCGCAGTTAATGTAGACCGGGTACAGCCTATCTGCAAAGCCCTTCCAGGTCCAAAACCCTCTCACGTCCGTCAGTATCCTGAAGGAGCCGCTACAGGTGAAAGAAGTTTCAGTACCATACACCCAGGAAGAAGTCTGCCGCAGATGGTCAGTATGAGGGTTCAAGGGGACACACGGCACCATTCGGCAAAGACGATGCACAATTGCAGCCAGTGTGGAAAAGGCTTCTCTCATCTGTGTCACCTCAGAGCTCACCAGCAGATTCACACAGGTGAGAGGCAGTTCTGCTGTACCATCTGTGGACGGAGTTTCACCAAACTGAGTAACCTGAAAGCACACCGCAGGGTTCACACTGGTGAGAGACCTTACATCTGCACAGACTGTGGGAAAAGGTTTACCCAGAAATGCAACTTGAAGAGACATCAGAGGATTCACTCGGAGTTCACTCACTCTAATGTATGA
- the si:ch73-109d9.3 gene encoding zinc finger protein 394 isoform X2, producing the protein MPWTRLSAVMETVLKTTMYEITRLVEQSFLEQMDRGKREAEVLKRRLIVSEAKLRERERFKRVRCVDCGRTAVSRRRILHRGPEAQSSLDHPLVVKQESAPDNSWRCSPKGSANQEKPSAAPETTQNPDQVCEPKPGGEVKEEATEARDPQARLVIHPHIHKQKDLPGSVEENNGLRNTDSDHKPGGRSCTERPVDEDEVRHRNLPKWFDPKTDPLARSSVSQPEPVRTSVSSEPPGLRPQVGSIDSGPVKQEVVVMLPPDWEDMERIRPPVVSAHNSAKKTQLDLQPGDPLTTRPQIQERVSYPAPPVKVQNLAPQTMQHLRSPVRKNTKIVLHPNSVVTDHGAVNVDRVQPICKALPGPKPSHVRQYPEGAATGERSFSTIHPGRSLPQMVSMRVQGDTRHHSAKTMHNCSQCGKGFSHLCHLRAHQQIHTGERQFCCTICGRSFTKLSNLKAHRRVHTGERPYICTDCGKRFTQKCNLKRHQRIHSEFTHSNV; encoded by the exons ATGCCTTGG ACTCGGCTGTCTGCGGTCATGGAAACTGTCCTCAAGACCACCATGTACGAGATCACACGGCTAGTGGAGCAGAGCTTCTTGGAGCAGATGGATCGAGGCAAGCGAGAGGCGGAGGTGTTAAAACGGAGGCTGATAGTGTCGGAGGCCAAACTGAGAGAACGGGAGAGGTTTAAGAGGGTGAGGTGTGTGGACTGTGGTCGGACAGCGGTGTCCAGGAGGAGGATACTACACCGAGGCCCCGAAGCACAGAGCA GTTTGGACCATCCACTTGTTGTAAAGCAGGAAAGTGCCCCTGACAATAGCTGGAGGTGCAGTCCCAAGGGAAGCGCAAATCAGGAGAAGCCTTCAGCAGCTCCAGAAACTACACAAAAT CCTGATCAAGTGTGTGAACCTAAACCTGGAGGAGAAGTGAAAGAGGAAGCAACAGAGGCTAGAGACCCACAAGCTCGTCTAGTAATCCATCCTcatatacacaaacaaaaagATCTTCCGGGCAGTGTTGAAGAGAACAATGGACTCCGCAATACAGATTCTGACCACAAACCAGGTGGCAGATCTTGCACTGAAAGACCTGTGGATGAGGATGAGGTCAGACACAGAAACCTCCCAAAATGGTTTGACCCTAAAACAGACCCTTTAGCTCGGTCATCTGTTTCACAGCCAGAACCAGTCAGGACCTCAGTATCTTCAGAGCCTCCGGGTTTGAGACCGCAAGTGGGCAGCATAGACTCAGGGCCTGTTAAACAGGAAGTTGTAGTGATGCTTCCACCGGACTGGGAAGATATGGAAAGGATCAGGCCTCCGGTGGTTTCTGCTCATAACAGTGCTAAGAAAACACAGTTAGATCTTCAGCCTGGAGATCCTCTCACCACTAGGCCTCAAATACAGGAGCGAGTTTCCTATCCTGCGCCTCCCGTCAAGGTTCAGAACCTTGCACCACAAACCATGCAGCATCTCAGATCACCCGTgaggaaaaacacaaaaattgtTCTACATCCCAATTCGGTTGTGACTGATCATGGCGCAGTTAATGTAGACCGGGTACAGCCTATCTGCAAAGCCCTTCCAGGTCCAAAACCCTCTCACGTCCGTCAGTATCCTGAAGGAGCCGCTACAGGTGAAAGAAGTTTCAGTACCATACACCCAGGAAGAAGTCTGCCGCAGATGGTCAGTATGAGGGTTCAAGGGGACACACGGCACCATTCGGCAAAGACGATGCACAATTGCAGCCAGTGTGGAAAAGGCTTCTCTCATCTGTGTCACCTCAGAGCTCACCAGCAGATTCACACAGGTGAGAGGCAGTTCTGCTGTACCATCTGTGGACGGAGTTTCACCAAACTGAGTAACCTGAAAGCACACCGCAGGGTTCACACTGGTGAGAGACCTTACATCTGCACAGACTGTGGGAAAAGGTTTACCCAGAAATGCAACTTGAAGAGACATCAGAGGATTCACTCGGAGTTCACTCACTCTAATGTATGA